A part of Deinococcus radiotolerans genomic DNA contains:
- a CDS encoding GNAT family N-acetyltransferase, translating into MTLTDMHVKLRQAAPADLPTVLDLLTRTELHTASVDLGAGTYWIADLDGVPGGCIGLEHGQGVSLIRSTAVVPEARSQGLGRALVRSALTHASLRGDRTVFLFSSEAGDYWTRFGFVPSSAAEIAQALPDVPQVRSGLSKGWIDEELVWRLDLPQVTEVTQR; encoded by the coding sequence ATGACCCTGACTGACATGCACGTGAAACTTCGTCAGGCCGCCCCGGCGGACCTGCCCACCGTTCTGGACCTCCTGACCCGCACGGAGCTGCACACCGCCAGCGTGGACCTGGGTGCGGGGACGTACTGGATCGCGGATCTGGACGGCGTGCCCGGCGGCTGCATCGGCCTGGAGCACGGCCAGGGCGTGAGCCTGATCCGTTCGACGGCCGTGGTGCCCGAAGCGCGCAGCCAGGGCCTGGGCCGCGCGCTAGTGCGCTCCGCGCTGACGCACGCCAGCCTGCGCGGGGACCGCACGGTGTTTCTGTTCAGCTCGGAAGCCGGGGATTACTGGACTCGGTTCGGCTTCGTGCCGTCCAGCGCCGCTGAGATCGCACAGGCCCTGCCGGACGTGCCGCAGGTCCGCAGTGGCCTGAGCAAGGGCTGGATTGACGAGGAACTCGTGTGGCGGCTGGACCTGCCGCAGGTGACCGAGGTGACCCAGAGGTGA
- a CDS encoding GNAT family N-acetyltransferase has product MTDSVHVRMATPEDKDTVTRVFHDAGLDTEAALAGGTTYWVLERGGQPIGAIGLEHGDGASLLRGAAVLPEARGGGLGRRLVMSAVEYAQGRGDRAIYMFSRGGDWSSFGFTQVPLAVVMGELPDAPQVQAYRSRGERPGGTTWMRTLS; this is encoded by the coding sequence ATGACCGATTCCGTGCACGTTCGAATGGCGACCCCCGAAGACAAGGACACCGTGACCCGCGTGTTTCACGACGCGGGCCTGGACACCGAGGCGGCCCTCGCGGGCGGCACCACGTACTGGGTGCTGGAGCGGGGCGGGCAGCCGATCGGTGCGATCGGCCTGGAGCACGGGGACGGCGCCTCACTGCTGCGCGGCGCGGCGGTGCTGCCCGAAGCGCGCGGTGGTGGGCTGGGGCGGCGGCTGGTCATGAGCGCCGTGGAGTACGCGCAGGGGCGTGGAGACCGCGCGATCTACATGTTCAGTCGGGGCGGGGACTGGAGTTCGTTCGGGTTCACGCAGGTGCCGCTGGCGGTCGTGATGGGCGAACTGCCCGACGCGCCGCAGGTGCAGGCGTACCGGTCGCGCGGCGAGCGGCCCGGCGGCACCACCTGGATGCGCACCCTGAGCTGA
- the argH gene encoding argininosuccinate lyase: MTNTQDKKLWGGRFAEATDGLVELFNASVGFDQRLAEQDIRGSLAHVAMLGQVGILTAGEVAQITDGLTAVLADIRAGNFEWRLDREDVHMNVEAALRDRIGPVAGKLHTARSRNDQVAVDFRLFTKEAALDLADKTRALRAVMLAEAEKHLESEVILPGYTHLQVAQPILLSHWFMAYVAMLERDEGRFRDAAERMDESPLGSSALAGTPWPVDRHATASALGFARPTANSLDGVGSRDFALEFLSACAILSAHLSRLSEELILYSTFEFGFITLPDSHTTGSSIMPQKKNPDVSELARGKAGRVFGNLMGLLTVVKGTPLAYNKDLQEDKEGVFDSYDTLSIVLRLYAEMMPKTVWHADVTRAAAARGYSTATDVADFLARQGVPFREAHEVVGGLVGVASRSGRQLWDLTDAELRAAHPLLNAEVAQSLTVEESVRGRASFGGTAPDRVREAIEHAKTRLNS; encoded by the coding sequence ATGACGAATACGCAGGATAAGAAACTCTGGGGTGGGCGCTTCGCGGAGGCGACGGACGGGCTGGTCGAGCTGTTCAACGCGTCGGTGGGCTTCGACCAGCGGCTCGCGGAGCAGGACATCCGCGGGAGCCTCGCGCACGTGGCGATGCTGGGGCAGGTCGGCATTCTGACCGCCGGGGAGGTCGCGCAGATCACCGACGGGCTGACTGCCGTGCTGGCCGATATCCGAGCGGGGAATTTCGAGTGGCGCCTGGACCGCGAGGACGTTCATATGAACGTCGAGGCGGCCCTGCGGGACCGGATCGGGCCGGTGGCCGGGAAGCTGCACACGGCCCGCAGCCGCAACGATCAGGTGGCAGTGGATTTCCGGCTGTTCACGAAGGAAGCCGCGCTTGATCTGGCCGATAAAACGCGGGCGCTGCGCGCGGTGATGCTGGCCGAGGCCGAGAAGCACCTGGAATCTGAGGTGATCTTGCCGGGCTACACGCACCTTCAGGTGGCGCAGCCCATTCTGCTGAGCCACTGGTTCATGGCGTACGTGGCGATGCTGGAGCGCGACGAGGGCCGTTTCCGGGACGCCGCCGAGCGGATGGACGAGTCGCCGCTGGGCAGTTCGGCGCTGGCGGGGACGCCCTGGCCGGTGGACCGGCACGCGACGGCTTCGGCGCTGGGCTTCGCGCGGCCCACGGCGAACAGTCTGGACGGGGTGGGCAGCCGGGACTTCGCGCTGGAGTTCCTGTCGGCCTGCGCAATCCTGTCGGCGCACCTGTCGCGCCTGTCAGAGGAACTGATCCTGTACTCCACCTTTGAGTTCGGCTTCATCACCCTGCCGGATTCCCACACGACGGGATCGTCAATCATGCCGCAGAAGAAGAACCCGGACGTGTCCGAACTCGCGCGCGGCAAGGCGGGCCGCGTGTTCGGGAACCTGATGGGCCTCCTGACGGTCGTGAAGGGCACGCCGCTGGCGTACAACAAGGACCTTCAGGAGGACAAGGAGGGCGTGTTCGACTCGTACGACACCCTCAGCATCGTGCTGCGCCTGTACGCCGAGATGATGCCGAAGACTGTCTGGCACGCCGACGTGACCCGCGCCGCCGCCGCGCGCGGCTACAGCACAGCCACTGACGTCGCGGACTTCCTGGCCCGGCAGGGCGTCCCGTTCCGCGAGGCGCACGAGGTCGTGGGCGGACTGGTCGGTGTCGCCAGCCGCAGCGGGCGGCAGCTGTGGGACCTCACCGACGCGGAACTGCGCGCCGCCCACCCCCTCCTGAACGCGGAGGTCGCGCAGTCCCTGACCGTCGAGGAGAGCGTCCGTGGGCGCGCCAGCTTCGGCGGGACCGCCCCGGACCGCGTCCGCGAGGCCATCGAACACGCTAAGACTCGCCTGAACTCCTGA
- a CDS encoding argininosuccinate synthase — MTKDKIVLAYSGGLDTSIILKWLQTEKNYDVVCFTADLGQGDEVEEARVKALNTGAVAAYALDLREEFVRDYVFPMFRTSALYEGYYLLGTSIARPLIAKKMVEIAEKEGAVAVSHGATGKGNDQVRFEMTAYALKPDIVTVAPWRDWTFQGRADLEAFAHEHGIPVPTTKKDPWSTDANLLHISYEGGILEDPWAEPPAHMFKLTVDPTEAPSEPEYVEVEFLNGDPVAINGEKLSPAALLAKANELGGKHGVGRLDLVENRFVGMKSRGVYETPGGTVLYHARRAVESLTLDREVLHQRDALSPKYAELVYNGFWFAPEREALQVYFDHVAQSVTGTARLKLYRGNVIVAGRKAPQSLYDKDLVSFEAGGDYNQHDAGAFIKLNALRMRVQARVKARADAKEPAQV, encoded by the coding sequence ATGACGAAAGACAAGATCGTGCTCGCGTACAGCGGCGGCCTGGACACCAGCATCATCCTCAAATGGCTTCAGACCGAGAAGAACTACGACGTGGTCTGCTTCACCGCCGACCTCGGCCAGGGTGACGAGGTCGAGGAAGCCCGCGTCAAGGCCCTGAACACCGGCGCTGTCGCCGCCTACGCGCTGGACCTGCGCGAGGAATTCGTGCGGGACTACGTGTTCCCCATGTTCCGCACCAGCGCCCTGTATGAGGGCTACTACCTGCTCGGCACCAGCATCGCCCGCCCGCTGATCGCCAAGAAGATGGTCGAGATCGCCGAGAAGGAAGGTGCGGTGGCCGTGTCGCACGGCGCCACCGGTAAGGGCAACGACCAGGTGCGTTTCGAGATGACCGCCTACGCCCTGAAGCCCGACATCGTCACCGTCGCCCCCTGGCGCGACTGGACCTTCCAGGGCCGCGCCGACCTCGAAGCCTTCGCCCACGAGCACGGCATCCCGGTCCCCACCACCAAGAAGGACCCCTGGAGCACCGACGCCAACCTCCTGCACATCAGCTACGAGGGCGGCATTCTGGAAGACCCCTGGGCCGAACCGCCCGCCCACATGTTCAAGCTGACCGTGGACCCCACCGAAGCCCCCAGTGAGCCCGAATACGTGGAAGTCGAGTTCCTGAACGGCGACCCCGTCGCCATCAACGGCGAGAAACTCAGCCCCGCCGCCCTGCTGGCCAAAGCCAATGAGCTGGGCGGGAAGCACGGTGTGGGCCGCCTCGACCTCGTCGAGAACCGCTTCGTCGGCATGAAATCACGCGGCGTGTACGAAACGCCCGGCGGCACCGTCCTGTACCACGCCCGCCGCGCCGTCGAGAGCCTTACCCTCGACCGCGAAGTTCTGCACCAGCGCGACGCCCTGAGCCCCAAGTACGCCGAACTCGTGTACAACGGCTTCTGGTTCGCCCCCGAACGCGAGGCGCTGCAGGTGTACTTCGACCACGTCGCGCAGTCCGTGACCGGCACCGCTCGCCTGAAGCTGTACCGCGGGAACGTCATCGTCGCCGGACGCAAGGCCCCCCAGAGCCTGTACGACAAGGACCTCGTGAGCTTCGAGGCGGGCGGCGACTACAACCAGCACGACGCCGGCGCGTTCATCAAACTCAACGCCCTGCGCATGCGCGTCCAGGCCCGCGTGAAAGCGAGGGCCGACGCCAAGGAACCCGCCCAGGTCTGA
- a CDS encoding GNAT family N-acetyltransferase, giving the protein MTLPAGFTLRHATPGDAATIQAQRTAMFVDMGSDPARLAAVHDAGVAWHARTLAAGTYTGLLVEGGGEVIAGAGILWTDLPPNADTTATTRAYVLNVYVQPAHRGQRLARALMQAVLAQCRVRGVDIVTLTASDAGRPTYEALGFTPQAELKLLIPGGPS; this is encoded by the coding sequence GTGACCCTGCCCGCCGGGTTCACCCTGCGCCACGCCACCCCGGGGGACGCGGCCACCATCCAGGCGCAGCGCACCGCGATGTTCGTGGACATGGGCAGCGACCCCGCGCGGCTGGCCGCCGTGCACGACGCCGGGGTCGCGTGGCACGCTCGGACGCTCGCGGCAGGCACGTACACCGGGCTGCTGGTCGAGGGTGGAGGAGAGGTGATCGCCGGGGCGGGCATCCTCTGGACCGACCTGCCCCCGAACGCCGACACGACCGCCACGACCCGCGCGTACGTGCTGAACGTGTACGTGCAGCCCGCGCACCGGGGCCAGCGGCTCGCCCGCGCGCTCATGCAGGCGGTTCTCGCCCAGTGCCGCGTGCGGGGCGTGGACATCGTGACCCTGACCGCGTCGGACGCCGGGCGGCCCACGTACGAGGCGCTGGGCTTCACGCCGCAGGCCGAGCTGAAACTCCTGATCCCGGGAGGTCCGTCGTGA
- a CDS encoding pyridoxal phosphate-dependent aminotransferase — protein MPQLHGRAAAQESVFARMSRLAAQRGAVNLGQGFPSAAPPTFLLDAARGALGRFDQYAPPAGLPALRDALGADLGVDGADVTVTCGATEALHLLTLALLGPGDEALMLEPVFDVYLPQVALTGARAVTVPMTLAGRGWQFDLPALAAAVTPRTRALLLNSPFNPTGTVFSDEELAGIVALARTHDLWIISDEVYDELYFGPRPTPLRTLAPERTFTVGSAGKRLEATGWRIGWIAAPPGLTLGVLGVRQVTSFCAPAPLQAAVAAALPLARESGFYAGLRAAYEERMTLLAGGLRALGATVFEPRGTYFLTALHPAWTAESLIDAGVAVIPGEAFYAHHAAPPGLTRWAFCKSAAEIEVALERLGFVADEAVRM, from the coding sequence ATGCCACAGTTGCACGGGCGGGCCGCCGCTCAGGAGAGTGTCTTTGCGCGCATGAGTCGCCTGGCGGCGCAGCGGGGCGCGGTGAACCTGGGTCAGGGGTTTCCCAGCGCCGCGCCGCCCACATTCCTGCTGGACGCCGCGCGTGGCGCGCTCGGCCGCTTCGACCAGTACGCGCCGCCGGCGGGCCTGCCCGCGCTGCGGGACGCGTTGGGCGCGGACCTGGGGGTGGACGGCGCGGACGTGACCGTCACCTGCGGCGCGACCGAGGCGCTGCACCTGCTGACCCTGGCGCTGCTGGGTCCCGGGGATGAGGCGCTGATGCTGGAGCCCGTGTTCGACGTGTACCTGCCGCAGGTGGCGCTGACGGGCGCGCGGGCCGTGACGGTCCCCATGACGCTGGCCGGGCGCGGCTGGCAGTTTGACCTGCCGGCCCTGGCGGCCGCCGTGACGCCCCGCACGCGGGCGCTGCTGCTGAACAGCCCGTTCAACCCGACAGGCACGGTCTTCAGTGATGAGGAACTCGCGGGGATCGTGGCGCTGGCCCGCACGCACGACCTGTGGATCATCAGTGACGAGGTGTACGACGAACTGTACTTCGGCCCGCGACCCACGCCACTGCGCACCCTGGCGCCCGAGCGGACGTTCACGGTGGGCAGTGCCGGGAAGCGCCTGGAGGCGACCGGCTGGCGGATCGGCTGGATCGCCGCGCCGCCCGGCCTGACGCTCGGCGTGCTGGGGGTGCGGCAGGTGACGAGCTTCTGCGCGCCCGCACCCCTGCAGGCGGCAGTGGCGGCAGCGCTGCCCCTGGCGCGCGAGTCGGGCTTCTACGCGGGGCTGCGCGCGGCGTACGAGGAGCGCATGACGCTGCTGGCGGGGGGCCTTCGGGCACTGGGGGCGACGGTGTTCGAGCCGCGGGGCACGTACTTCCTGACGGCGCTGCATCCGGCGTGGACAGCGGAGAGCCTGATTGACGCGGGCGTGGCCGTCATTCCCGGTGAGGCGTTCTACGCGCATCACGCGGCGCCGCCGGGCCTGACCCGCTGGGCATTCTGCAAATCCGCTGCGGAGATCGAGGTGGCCCTGGAACGTCTGGGGTTCGTAGCTGACGAAGCGGTGAGAATGTAG
- a CDS encoding DinB family protein, whose protein sequence is MTGLAHVVAHWQPTLRELTDLQASHQIAPGVWSAKEILGHLIDSGVNNHVRFVRASREDGLALPGYDQTAWVEAGGYQQRPWADVLALWVAYQTQLAQVIDTLPPASLDYTLSIGGGAPVTLRFITQDYVQHQLHHLNQIPGRVQL, encoded by the coding sequence GTGACCGGACTCGCCCACGTTGTCGCGCACTGGCAGCCCACCCTTCGGGAGCTGACCGACCTCCAGGCGTCCCACCAGATCGCACCCGGCGTCTGGAGCGCCAAGGAGATCCTCGGTCACCTGATCGACAGCGGCGTGAACAACCACGTCCGGTTCGTGCGGGCCAGCCGGGAGGACGGCCTGGCTCTGCCCGGCTACGACCAGACCGCGTGGGTTGAGGCGGGCGGCTACCAGCAGCGCCCCTGGGCGGACGTGCTGGCCCTGTGGGTCGCGTACCAGACGCAGCTCGCGCAGGTCATCGACACCCTGCCCCCGGCGAGTCTGGACTACACCCTGAGCATCGGCGGGGGCGCACCCGTCACGCTGCGCTTCATCACCCAGGACTACGTGCAGCACCAGCTGCACCACCTGAACCAGATTCCCGGGCGGGTGCAGCTGTGA
- a CDS encoding GGDEF domain-containing protein, which translates to MLTVRVPPGSPEAHYRRAGLLIVLTCLLLTTGVTLLLSGPFQVGRTDQLLLSLLLVKNAVFITWLWRAPGQFQVVGALELTGEILAGLYRMRDVLLVDHTAHGLSGYSYWLALPYLVASLTLPAGAALAAAAPYLLALGALGVAYWLTPGVPGDQREANTNAWLQMLLMHATFMAVITLQQQLRRRYAHAVAQAERRSAQALLDPLTGLPGRRALHDLLDAPHDVMSVVYVDLDHFKRVNDTFGHDVGDDVLRHVAHAARASVRAGDDVGRWGGEEFLMLIRGDAAGAALIAARLRAHLRDHPHPVVGAVTLSCGVAQREPGEAISSALRRADQALYAAKRAGRDTVELAVPPGAA; encoded by the coding sequence ATGCTGACCGTCCGCGTTCCGCCCGGCAGTCCGGAAGCCCACTACCGCCGGGCCGGACTGCTGATCGTCCTGACGTGCCTGCTCCTCACCACCGGCGTCACGCTGCTCCTGAGCGGGCCCTTTCAGGTGGGCCGCACCGATCAGCTGCTGCTGAGCCTGCTCCTCGTGAAAAACGCCGTGTTCATCACGTGGCTGTGGCGCGCCCCCGGTCAGTTTCAGGTGGTGGGCGCCCTGGAATTGACCGGGGAGATCCTGGCCGGGCTGTACCGCATGCGGGACGTGCTGCTGGTCGATCACACCGCGCACGGCCTGAGCGGCTACTCGTACTGGCTGGCCCTGCCGTACCTGGTGGCGTCCCTGACCCTCCCGGCGGGCGCGGCCCTGGCTGCCGCCGCGCCGTACCTGCTGGCGCTGGGCGCGCTGGGCGTCGCGTACTGGCTGACACCGGGCGTGCCGGGCGACCAGCGGGAAGCGAACACGAACGCTTGGCTGCAGATGCTGCTGATGCACGCCACCTTCATGGCCGTGATCACGTTGCAGCAGCAGCTGCGCCGCCGCTACGCGCACGCGGTCGCGCAGGCCGAGCGCCGCTCCGCGCAGGCGCTGCTCGACCCGCTGACCGGCCTGCCCGGGCGCCGCGCCCTGCACGACCTGCTGGACGCCCCTCACGACGTCATGAGCGTCGTGTACGTCGACCTGGATCACTTCAAACGCGTGAACGACACCTTCGGGCATGACGTGGGGGACGACGTGCTGCGGCACGTGGCGCACGCCGCCCGCGCCAGCGTCCGCGCCGGGGATGACGTGGGCCGCTGGGGCGGCGAGGAATTCCTGATGCTGATCCGCGGGGACGCCGCGGGGGCCGCGCTGATCGCCGCGCGGCTGCGCGCGCACCTGCGCGACCACCCGCACCCGGTGGTGGGCGCCGTGACCCTCAGCTGCGGCGTCGCGCAGCGTGAACCGGGCGAGGCGATCAGCAGCGCCCTGCGGCGCGCCGATCAGGCGCTGTACGCCGCCAAGCGAGCCGGGCGGGACACGGTCGAACTGGCCGTTCCGCCCGGCGCGGCCTGA
- a CDS encoding GGDEF domain-containing protein, giving the protein MTLPEPTRSLSDAEFAFRRGSLLTVLGAVLVVSLITLSVQAHWNFSLSDQLLLLLLAAKNAALFTWLWRVPQAFRLVGLIELTVQVATVLLRLYVVLHSAPGFHGLGGYAVWMIFPYIVAFIVLPAHPATLVSGSMFAGLLGMIGLYALDPATDPALRTGLSNPLLQTILMHATFIALLGWQQHLHGQFVRALFSARREATLAQLDDLTGLPNRRQLGRWLSGALDEPGDLSVILLDLDHFKRVNDTFGHEAGDEVLRQVAGVLRRSVRRGDHVGRWGGEEFLMLVRGDVEDAQAVTQRLRAQLEAAPAKQSGRVKVSCGVAQARPGETPHELLRRADEALYAAKRAGRDTVAFAA; this is encoded by the coding sequence ATGACGCTGCCCGAACCGACCCGGTCACTGAGTGACGCGGAGTTCGCGTTCCGGCGCGGCAGCCTGCTCACGGTGCTGGGCGCGGTCCTGGTCGTGAGTCTCATCACCCTGAGCGTGCAGGCGCACTGGAATTTCAGCCTGAGTGACCAGCTGCTCCTGCTGCTGCTGGCCGCGAAGAACGCCGCGCTGTTCACGTGGCTGTGGCGTGTCCCTCAAGCGTTCCGGCTGGTGGGGCTGATCGAGCTGACCGTGCAGGTGGCGACGGTCCTGCTGCGCCTGTACGTGGTGCTGCACAGCGCGCCCGGTTTTCACGGTCTGGGCGGGTACGCCGTGTGGATGATCTTTCCGTACATCGTGGCGTTCATCGTGCTGCCCGCCCACCCGGCCACCCTGGTGAGCGGGTCGATGTTCGCCGGGCTGCTGGGCATGATCGGCCTCTACGCGCTTGATCCCGCCACGGACCCGGCGCTGCGGACCGGGCTGAGCAACCCGCTGCTGCAGACCATCCTGATGCACGCGACGTTCATTGCGCTGCTGGGCTGGCAGCAGCATCTGCACGGGCAGTTCGTGCGGGCGCTGTTCAGCGCGCGGCGCGAGGCGACCCTGGCGCAGCTGGACGACCTGACCGGCCTGCCCAACCGCCGGCAGCTGGGCCGCTGGCTGAGCGGGGCGCTCGACGAGCCCGGCGACCTGAGCGTGATCCTGCTGGACCTGGATCACTTCAAACGCGTGAACGACACGTTCGGGCATGAGGCGGGGGATGAGGTGCTGCGGCAGGTGGCGGGCGTGCTGCGGCGCAGCGTGCGCCGGGGGGATCATGTGGGCCGCTGGGGGGGCGAGGAGTTCCTGATGCTGGTGCGCGGGGACGTGGAGGACGCGCAGGCGGTCACGCAGCGGCTGCGCGCGCAGCTGGAGGCGGCGCCTGCCAAGCAGTCCGGGCGGGTCAAGGTGAGCTGCGGGGTGGCGCAGGCCCGCCCGGGCGAGACGCCGCACGAGCTGCTGCGCCGGGCGGACGAGGCGCTGTATGCCGCCAAGCGTGCGGGGCGTGACACGGTGGCGTTCGCCGCCTGA
- a CDS encoding N-acetyltransferase, giving the protein MTLSLESIAVPDIHPDAPLTFRKARLSDIDAIHELIGYWAARGLMLVRSKALLAETIRDFHLVLAEPHEGQPGGLGGVCGLHMLAPDLAEVRGLAIHPNMQGRGLGKQLVAACEAEARAIDLPALFAWTYQQGFFEKCGFTRIEKTNLHPKVWSECQRCAFFENCNEIAMYRELR; this is encoded by the coding sequence GTGACGCTCTCCCTGGAGTCCATCGCGGTGCCGGACATTCACCCGGACGCGCCGCTGACCTTCCGCAAGGCGCGGCTGTCCGACATTGACGCGATTCACGAACTGATCGGGTACTGGGCGGCGCGCGGGCTGATGCTGGTGCGGTCCAAGGCGCTGCTCGCGGAGACCATCCGTGACTTCCACCTCGTGCTGGCCGAACCGCACGAGGGGCAGCCAGGCGGTCTGGGTGGCGTGTGCGGCCTGCACATGCTCGCGCCTGATCTGGCCGAGGTGCGCGGGCTGGCGATCCACCCGAACATGCAGGGGCGCGGCCTGGGCAAACAACTGGTCGCGGCGTGCGAGGCGGAGGCTCGCGCGATCGACCTGCCCGCGCTGTTCGCGTGGACGTACCAGCAGGGCTTCTTCGAGAAGTGCGGTTTCACGCGCATCGAGAAGACGAACCTGCACCCGAAGGTCTGGAGTGAATGCCAGCGCTGCGCGTTCTTCGAGAACTGCAACGAGATCGCCATGTACCGGGAGCTGCGGTGA
- a CDS encoding GNAT family N-acetyltransferase, which translates to MTLRPVNPDDIPAFHAVMMAAGMDPRSSWTRTTPADLERSLLAPGSGGFLAVGSGEVLGCVGYRPDGDRTLTLNKLATVPQARRLGVGRALVREVEHVARMGGYGRVLLAVSQFNLDVLPFYDRLGYTVTDEPYAHAHPNSPAPVVLVKEVGPS; encoded by the coding sequence GTGACGCTGCGCCCCGTGAACCCAGACGACATCCCCGCCTTTCACGCCGTCATGATGGCCGCCGGAATGGACCCCCGCAGCAGCTGGACCCGCACCACGCCCGCCGACCTGGAACGGTCCCTGCTGGCCCCTGGCTCGGGCGGGTTCCTGGCCGTGGGCAGCGGCGAGGTGCTGGGCTGCGTCGGGTACCGCCCGGACGGCGACCGAACCCTGACCCTGAATAAACTCGCGACCGTCCCGCAGGCCCGCCGCCTCGGCGTGGGCCGCGCCCTGGTGCGCGAGGTCGAACACGTCGCCCGCATGGGCGGGTACGGGCGCGTGCTGCTGGCTGTCAGCCAGTTCAATCTGGACGTGCTGCCCTTCTACGACCGGCTCGGGTACACCGTCACCGACGAACCCTACGCGCACGCCCACCCAAACAGCCCCGCCCCGGTGGTGCTGGTGAAGGAGGTCGGGCCGTCATGA